In Holophagaceae bacterium, the sequence TTCCCTTCCTGCCGCCCGTGCCTGGCCATTACGACCTGGTGCTGAGTTTCCTGGCGCCCCACGACATCGCTGCACGGAAGATCTCAGCCAGTTGTCGCGCCGGTTGGATCCACACCGACTATGGTTCCCTGGAATGTGGCGTGGACACGACCTTCGAGGCGTCCATGTGGCAAAGCATGGATGCCCTCATGGCCGTGTCCGAAGGGGTCAGGGATTCCTTTATCAGCGTCTTTCCTACCCTTGCGGACCGGGTCCAGGTCATGGAGAACATCCTCTCGCCCGATTTCATCCGCCAACAAGCGGATGAGGATGTCAGCAAGGAAATGCCCTTCGAGCCAGGGATCATCCATCTCTGTTCTGTTGGGCGCTTCAGCCATGCAAAAAATTTCGATGCAATACCAGAGGCAGTGCGGCGCTTGGGAGGATCGGGCCGTTCCGTGAAGTGGTACATCATTGGTTATGGTCCAGAGGAGGAGCTGATCCGCCGCCGGATTCAGGAGGCTGGTGTGCAGGATCGGGTCATCATCCTGGGAAAGAAAGTTAATCCCTACCCTTACATGAAGGCTTGCGATACATACGTACAGCCTTCCCGCTATGAAGGGAAAGCCGTCACCGTCCAGGAGGCCCAGATTCTCGGCAAACCTGTCCTCATTACCAACTTTCCTACCGCCGGGAGCCAGGTTCAGGACGGCGTAGATGGCCTGATCGCGCCGATGGAAATGGACGGCCTGGTTGGTGGAATCCGCAAGCTGATCGAGGATCCTGCGCTTCGCGAACGACTGGCCGCCACCGCGGCAAGCCGTGATTACTGCAACCGGTCGGAGGTCGAAAAGATCCTACGGTTGATCAAGGCTGATCCATGACCGGAAACCGGAAGAAAGTCCTGTTCCTCATTGAAAGCCTTGCGGGCGGCGGGGCCGAGAAGGTTCTCTCGGTCCTTGTGGCCCATCTGGATAAGACGAAGTTCGATGTGACCGTCCTATCTGTCGTCAATACTGGAATCCATATCGATTCCATCCAGAAACATGCCCACTACCAGTTCTTCCTAGACAACCCGGCCAGTGATCGCTCCTTCTGGAGCCGACTGGTTTACCGCGTGAAATACAACCTCATTCAGAAACTCCCCGGAAGGTTGGCATATCGCTGGTTGATTAAGGATGCCTTTGAGTTTGAAGTGGCGTTTATCGAAGGTTTGGCAACGAAAATCATCAGTGCTTCTATAAATCCGAGGTCGAGGAAACTTGCTTGGGTGCATACCGATTTGCAAGCCAACCACTGGACGAAGCTCGTTTTCCATACCTTGCAACGGGAGGCTCAATCCTATCGTCGGTTTGACCAGATCGTTTGTGTCTCCAGGCAGGTCAAGGACAGTCTGGCTTCCCTGCTCGGTATTGTGGAAAGAACCAGCGTTCTACACAATCCCGTGGATACCCGGGAGATCTTACAGAAGGCCGAAGAAGGATTGCCCGTAGCAGAAGACCGGTCAACGTTGCGGTTGGTCAGCACTGGTCGTCTCGTGGAACAGAAAGGCTATGACCGTCTGTTAAACATCCATAAGCGACTATTGGACGACGGACTTGCGCATGAGCTGTGGATCCTGGGGGAAGGTCCGCAGCGCCCACAACTGGAAGCCTATCTCCAGCAGCACCAGCTCGAGGGAAGCGTACGACTTTGGGGGTTCTTAGCCAATCCGTATGCCATCATGCGCCAGTGCGATCTGTTCGTCTGTTCCTCACTGGCCGAAGGGTTCAGTACGGCAGTGACCGAGGCCCTGATCCTGGGAATCCCGGTGATCACGACTGATTGTTCTGGAATGAGGGAATTGTTGGGCGACCAAGAGGGGTTCGGCATCATCACCGGAAATTCAGAAGATGCTTTGTACGATGGCTTGAAGTCCCTACTCACCGAGCCAGAGCGCTTGGCCCACTATCGCCGCCAAGCGATCCTCCGAGGCCAGGAATTCGGGCTTAAGCAAACCCTGCCGGCAGTTGAAGCCCTGCTGGAGGGAGTTATTTGACATGAAACGAATGTTGATCGTGGCAAACGGACTGGAGGGAGGGGGAGCGGAAAAGGTACTCATCACCCTGATCAACCATTTAGATTCGCGGCAGTATGACATCACCCTATACAGCATGGTTGCCTGCGATATCCATCGCCTGGAGTTGATGCGACCAATTCACTACCGCTATTTCTTTGAGGCTGTCATACCGGAGGACAATGAACTCGTCCGTTTTTGGAAAAAGCTACGCAATAAGCTAAAACTATTAATTTTCGACTTTTTACCAGCTCGGTGGTTCTACTTCCTGTTTGTCACCGGAAAATTTGACATCGAGTTCGCTGCGATCGAGGGGTATGCCACCAAGGTCATCAGCGGGTCAGGCAATCCCACTTCACTGAAAATAGCCTGGGTTCACATTGACTTGTTCAACCTTCATTGGACCGACATTGTTTTTAAAAAACCGGACGAAGAAAAGAAGGCATATTGCCGGTTCGATAAAATCGTCTGCGTTTCCGCTGTGGTGAAAGAGAATCTGGACCGACTTTTCGAGGTTCATGAAAAAAGTCTAGTTCTTTACAATCCGGTTGATGTGGGCGATATTCGCCAAAAAGCGCGGGAACTCGTTCCAGTGCCACGATCCACTAGCAAGTTGTTCCGAATGGTAACGGCCGGTCGGCTGGCGGAACAAAAAGGCTTTGACAGACTTCTAGATATCCATCGGCGGTTGCTGGCCGACGGGTTGGCACATGAACTCTGGATTTTAGGCGAAGGGCCGCAACGGCTCGTGCTTGAGGCCTATATCCGAGAGCATCACCTTGAGGAAAGTGTTTGTCTTTTGGGGTTCCAGGCGAATCCATATGCTTTCATAAACCAGTGTGACCTGTTCGTTTGTTCCTCGCGGGCCGAGGGGTTTAGTACGGTTGCCACCGAAGCCGTCATTCTTGGACTCCCAGTTGTCACAACCGATTGCGCGGGAATGAGGGAGTTGCTGCTGACTGGTGAGGATTCCTGCGGTTTGATTACGGGTAATGATAATGAAAACCTGTATATCGGATTGAAGGATATTCTGCAAGACATGACGCTTTTAGAACGTCTCAAAGAAAAGGCGCGTGCAAGGGGTTCAGCCTTCTCGTTAGAAAAAACAATGAATAGTTTCCTCGGGTTATTTGAAAATCAATAACCCTTCTGGGACATATTCTATGAATTAATCAATTAAAATTTATATTCTTATGATTACCATAATTGTATCAATCTATTTTTTTTCATCCTTTATCGTAATTTTTTTGTATTAATTCAATTGTATTTTCAGTGTAGAAAATAGGCGAATCTATTATTTCAAGCGATCGGTTACCCATTTCATGACGCAATGCTGTTTTGAGGATCAACTCCTCGATCTTATCTGCGCATTTTACATGATCGTCAGGTGGAAAGACAAAGCCATTAATGCCGTTTTGGACCACTTCCGGAATGCCTCCAACATTAGTTGCAACGATCGGCAGACTGATGGTCATGGCTTCCATGATGGAAAACGACAATGCCTCGTGCCTCGAAGGCTGGCAATAAATATCAACATCGAGCAAACAGTCGGTCACATTCTGTTGTATGCCAGCCCAATTGATCCGATCGGTTAAACCGAGTTCCACAGCAAGATCGTGAAGGGACTTTGTGTCATGTTTGTCGTGTATGAATTGGCTGCCGCCGATTTGAAGCAGTTCCACATCGTGGCCTCGTTCCACCAATACGTTTACCGCGCGGAGCAGGATGTCGACACCCTTTACTGGTGCATGAAAGGCCACACATCCAATGATAATACGGGACTTGGCTGTACGATCGAAAGACCTTCGGCGTGCCTTTTCAGCGTCAATCTGGGATTTCGGCAGTCCGAAGTAAGTCACCTCCAGCTTTCGGCTGAATAGTTTAAAAAAATCTCTGTACTCACGCTGCACTGCATAGGAGGCGCAATATATTTTATCGATAAAAAATTGCAACATGAAAATTTTTAATCGATAAAAGGTAACACCAACTCTAACCTTAAAATTATTTTTCCAGTCATTGTTAACCGAGTAATAATTCTCCATGTTCAAGTGCCAAAATGTTTTCATACCCAACAGCTTACCCGCGACAAGGAACCACAGGGTATTTTCGAAATGGCAATGCAGGAACTGGATCTGATTCCTTCTAAGATAACTATGAAACTTCAAAAAATTAGCTATGGAAAAGCGATAATCGAATACTGCTGTCTTCACATTGTTGTTGACAAAAAAAGCAGCAACTGGTTCTTTTGGCGTCTCTTTCGAGAAAATAAGAAATACTTCCCCCCATCCGTTTTTATTTGCTGAAGCAACAAAGAAGGCATACCATTTTTCTAGGCCGCCGATTTTTTCTGAGGTTTGCTGACCTGTAATATGTAATATGTTCATCATTTTTCTCATCTGCTTATCATCTGTATAACATAAAACGAGAAGGCCCGTGGATAGGGTTTCTTAAAGCCCTGTTTTAAGATGTATAGAGGAGTCCGGAAATCTAAATGAATCCACCTGTTCCAAACATCAGCGTTATCGTCCCCGTTCACAATACGGAACGGTGGGTCGGTCGATGCATCGATTCAATCCTTTCTCAGTCCTGCACGGATTTCGAACTCATCCTGGTGGAAGATGGCTCTACCGATGATAGCGGCACGATTTGCGACGAATACGCCGCACGGGACGCGCGAATCCGTGTTGCGCATATTCCGAATGGGGGCGTTTCAAATGCCAGGAATCGCGGACTCGACTTCTCTCAAGGACGGTTCATCTGCTTTATCGACAGCGACGATTGGGTTGAACGGGATTACCTGGCTACCCTTTTAGAAACACTCACGAACTCGCAAGCCCAGATTGGGATCTGCGGTATCAGCTCCGACCCCAATTCCAATGAACCCCCCGTAGTCCTGGTCGCTCCGACGCAGACCCTAACCCTGTTGTCCGTCAATGCGGACGAGCTTTTAACGTTGTACGAGAGTTACCTATTGTTTGGCCCGTACAACAAGATTTACGAACGAATGATCATCAACGCTAATAAACTCCGATTTGACACCACACTTTCCTACGGGGAAGACTTGGTTTTCAATTTCCAATACCTTGATTCAGTGGCGCAACTTGCGGTCTCAGACCAACCCCTCTACCACTACCGAAAGGCTAATCCGGGTTCCTTGGCGGGGAAGTACCATGCCGACAAGTTCCAGATCGACATGCGGTTGTTTGAGGTCACCTACGCCTTTTTCGAGAAGCATGGTCTGCTGACTGTGGCAGCCTTGTGTTGGCTCTGGACACGGTATTTCTGGAGCCTGCACGATGATCTTTTTCTGATCAACCATCCCCGGTGCACCCTTAGGTGGCCTCAAAAGTTCCAGCATATCCGAGCGATACTTGCCCATCCCCGCTTGCCGGAAGCCCTTGTTTTTGCTGACACCACCAAGTGCCCGCGTTCCATCCTGGCCTGCATCCGGCATCAGAGTGTCCTGGGCTTCTTCGCCCTCAACCTGGTGATGTCCCTGAAAAATCGTGGTGTCCCTTCATGAATCCGATTCTTCTTTATCCCCATGGCGGCAGCCTGAACCATGGCTGCGAGGCCATCGTCCGTGCCACCGCCAAGATCCTGGGCGGCCCGCCGAAATCCATGACCCTGTTTTCCATGCGGCCCCAGGAAGACTTGAGTGTGGGGCTCGACCGGATCGTGGCCGTGGCAGACCATCGGTATGTCGAACCGTTGACCCGCCGGCAGACACTCGTGGCGTCCATCCACCACAAGCTGACCAACACCGACAACCGCTTCTATCGCTTTAAACATGCGGCGCTTTTGAAGGGCATCACGCGGGATTCCATCGCCCTCTCCATCGGTGGCGACAACTATTGCTACGGCGACTGCAGTTGGCTCTACGCCGCCAACACCTTGATCCACAAAAGAGGCGCGCGGACGGTCTTCTGGGGCTGTTCGGTGGATCCCGAGGACATGGATGCGGCGATGGTCCGTGATCTCAATGGCTTCGACCTGATCACGCCCCGTGAATCCATCACCTGCCAGGGCATGCTGGACAAGGGGGTGCGCGCCAGGATCGCCCTTCATCCCGATCCGGCCTTCCAGCTCGACAAGGTGGACTTGCCCTTGCCGCCGGGTTTCGAGATCGGCAACACCATCGGCCTGAATATCAGCCCGCTGATCCAGAAGAACGAAGGAAAGCCAGGGGCGACCCTGCAAAGCGCCAAAGCCTTGATCGCGCATATTCTCAAGACCACCACCGCGGCGGTGGCCCTCATCCCCCATGTGACCTGGGTAAGCAACAACGATCTGGAACCGCTAGGGGAACTCTATGCTTTGTTCAAGGACACAGGGCGGGTCATCCTGCTGGCGGACCATGACTGCCTGGCGTTGAAGGGGTTCATCTCCCGCTGCCGCATGTTCATCGGCGCCCGCACCCATGCCACCATCGCCGCGTATTCCACCCAGGTTCCCACCCTGGTCCTGGGCTACAGCGTCAAGGCGCGGGGCATTGCCCGAGACATTTTCGGCGAGGAAAAGGACCTGGTCCTTCCCATCCAGGAACTGATGGAACCAAGGCAACTCATAGACGCTTTCGAGAAGTTGAAGGAGCGGGAGCAGGATCTCCGGCAGCATCTCCAGGCCTTCATGCCGGGATATGTGGGCCGGGCCGCCGACGCTGCCCGGGAGATCGCCTTGCTGTGCAACGATGGGGGAATGGACCCCCAGCCATGATCGGTTTCGTCGTCATCCTATCCCTGCTTGCGATCACCGGCTTGGTGGTCATGGCGATCGACCTGGTCCCGCAGGCTGCGGCCTGGATCCAGCGGATCCACATCGGTCGTTGGCGGGAGCGGAGGGAATGGACCGCGGCTGTGTCGGCGGTGGTTGAAACATGGTTGCGCCGGACGCCCGTGATCCCAATTGGCGACCATGAACGGCTGATCGTCCTGGACATGCTGCGCGGCCGCCACCGCAGCGCCACCATCCAGAGCTGGCAGGAGGCCGCCCTGCTGCTCGGGGCCGGCGAGGCCCTGCGCCGCGATCCGGGCCAGGCCAAGATGCAGCAAGCTGTGGCTGGTTGGCTGGAACGCCACTTCGAAGGCAATGGCCAGTGGAAGTCCCCGCCCCAGCAAGTGGATGGCGCTCTGCTGGGCTATGCCCTGATGAGACTGCCCGGCATCGATATTGGCCATTACCGGCCTGCCCTGGATCACCTTCGGACCCTGCTGGTGTCCATGACAGGGAATGATGGAACCATTCCCTACCGGAAGGTCCAACCGGATTTCCGCTATGTGGACACCCTCGGATTCGTGTGCCCCTTCCTTGCCGCCTATGGTCGCCGATTCAAGGATGAACCATGCCTGGCGCTGGCCATCCGGCAGATCGAATCCTATTCGGGAATGGCCATGTTGCCCGAGTGGTTCATTCCCGCCCATGCCTTCGATCTGGCTCAGAAGGTGCCGCTGGGAATTCATGGATGGGGCCGCGGCATCGCCTGGTATGCGCTCGGATTGATGGGGACGCTGAAGGAGCTACCGCCGGGGGATCCGCGCCGGGAGCGGCTGCGCGACCAGGCAAGCGCATTGGGGCAAGCCCTGCTTCGCCTGCAGGGGACGAAGGGGGGATGGAGCGCGATGGCCTTCCTGGGCCCGCAATCTCCGCTGGATTCCTCTGCCACCACGGTGCTTGGCCTATTCCTGCTGCGGATGTACCGGGAATTCAATAATCCGGAATTCCTGGAGGCAGCCCGCCGGAGCGCGGGCTACCTGATGACAGTCACCCGTCGGAGCGGCATCGTCGACTTCTCCCAGGGCGATACCAAGGGGATCGGGCACTATTCGATCCGCTACCAACAAATGCCATTCACCCAGGGATTCGCCCTGCAACTGGCGCTTGAGATCCTGGCGCTGGATGAACCCTTGGCAGGCGCCGGATGAGCAACTCAGACTATTCACAACAGCTCACCCATGGCGAATACTACCCGCACATTGATGGGATCCGCGCCCTTGCCGTGCTTCCAGTCGTCCTTTTTCATACGCTGGCTTGGCTCTGCCCCGGCGGCTTCGTAGGCGTGGATGTTTTCTTCGTCATTTCCGGATACCTGATCACCGGGGGCATCCTGCGGGATCTGGGGAAAGAGAAATTCACGATCCGTGGCTTCTATCACCGCCGGATTCTACGGATCATGCCCGCCTATTTCACCTTGATCCTCGGCGTGTTCATCATCGGGTGCGCCATTTATTACTGCATACCCTTGGTACACCTTGGCGACGCTTCGGTCATGGGGACCTTGTTCTCGGCCAACCTCTATTTTTGGAAGTTGGGCGGTGATTATTTCGCCCCGAATGTCCACGGTAACCCATTACTACATTTGTGGTCCTTGAGCGTCGAGGAGCAGTTCTATCTATGCATTCCGTTGCTCTGCACCTTGGTTTGGAAATTCCAACGCCAATGGCTTTTTCGTGTATTTGCGGGACTGACCGTGTTGTCTCTTGCCACCGCCACCTATCTGGTGGCCACCGGCAGACAGGGGGATGCCTTTTACCTACCCCACTATCGGGCATGGGAACTCCTGGTTGGTTCCTTGCTGGCCATGCTGCCTCGGGCCTTCGCAGAGAATGAGAGACCCATGCCTTGGGCCCATCCGTGGTTACCCGCACTTGGCCTTGCGCTGGTGTTGGTCCCCTACGCCCTTTATTCGTCGAATACGCCCTTCCCTGGACTGGCTGCCAGTCTCCCCGTTATCGGGACGGCGCTTCTCATCCGGTATGGCCAAAGCGGTTGGATATCTAGACTGCTCTCCTGGAAGCCATTTGTAGCCGTCGGCAAAATTTCATATTCGCTGTATCTCTGGCATTGGCCGGTGGCCGTCTATTGGAAATATGTAACCTATGACCAACTGAATATCGCCGACTACCTCGGCATATTCTTCGTGTCATTGCTGTTTGGTTATCTTTCATGGAGGTTCATCGAGATTCCTGTACGCACTTCCCAAATCTGGTCGCCTCGACGTTCATTTGCATTTGCCACCTCAGGAATTCTCATGCTGGTGACTTTCGGAATAGCCTGCGTCCTCAGCAGAGGATGGCCAAGGGTTTTACATCCCGAGGCCAACGGGCTCGTTGTCGTGCACAAAGGTCAATTTATAGAATCTTTTATTAAGAATAAAATAAAGCGTTTTGGTTCCATAATTGGATATGAATTCGTACTTTATGAACCATTTCCATTTTCGCTTGGTGCGGAAGGGAATTTCCATTTGGGGGTACCGGGAGAACCTGAGATATTTCTTATTGGCGACAGTCATGCAGGTGCGCTTCAGTATGGTTTAGACTCAGTTTTACGTCAGAGCAAGCGTAGCGGCTATGTCATGAACCGATCTGGCAAAAATGTATTCAATTTGAAAAATATTGAAGCCAAGGATATTATAGAAACATTAAAAAAACATCCCCAAGTCTCCAAGGTTGTTATGGCTGAATCTTGGTCCGAAATGATAACAAAACGAGGAAATCAAGACTATCAAACTATTTTAGATCAGGTCGAAGAGTTCACTCTTAAAATCCAATCGATGAACAAGACTCTTTATATTGTAACGGATATTCCAATCCGCAATTACAATCCAATTGATATAGCTGCGAAAATGACCATCATTCCTCCACGTAAACTGAAACATGAATGGATCAATGGGCTGCAAAGCGAGGTGGAATATGAGCAAAGACAGGGATATATAAATCGCCAATTAAAAAATTTATGTCATAAAACAGGAGCAGTGTTAGTTCCCATGCACATAGCCTTAAAACGCGAAAATCAATTCATTGCATTTGAGCATAAAAATGGTCACATAGTCCCGCTTTATATGGATGGAGGTCACCTCTCTCCAGATGGGTCACTTTTAGCTTCGAAATTCATCATGCTGTATCTTTTCCCCGATTCCAATGAAGAGGAAAAAAAGACCTTGGTGGCAAGAATGAAACCGAATAGTCCTGAGAAGTGTAAATCCAAATGACTGTACATAAACCTTTTACTATCTGTATTGGTACAATCCTACTTGCACCTGATCTACTAGTGGTCAAATTTCAAAGTGTGGCCGGATGAGCAGCCACCAGATGAAATACGGGGTCATCCTGTCCTACGCCTCGTACTTCCTTTCCATGGCCTCGGGGCTGCTGCTGACCCCTCTGCTCATCCGGGGCATGGGCAACGGGCAGTATGGCCTTTATCAGCTCATCGGCGCCACGGTGGGCTATCTCGGGCTCCTGGATTTCGGTTTCGGAGCCGCCGTCACCCGTTATGTCGCCAAATACAATGCAGAAAACGATACACAGGGACGGGAGAATTTCCTGGGCCTGGTCTTCGCCATATACGCTTGCATGGTGGCCTTGGGCGTGCTTCTTGGGGCCTTCGTTTATGTCAAGATCGCCCTGGTATTCCCGAACCTTCATGCTGAGGAGCTTCGGCAAGCCAGGCTGATGTGGTGCTTCCTGGTGGTCAGCTTCGGTTTTTCCATGATTGGCAATGTCTTCCAAGGGGCCCTATCCGGAAGCCAGGAATTCATCTTCACCCGGTCCCTGGCTGTGGGAAGCGAACTTCTGCGTGTGCTGGGCACCCTGTTCATCATTTACCGTCACTACGGCGCGGTGGAGCTGACCCTGATGGGGAGCCTGCTGGGAATCCTCTCCTGGATCGGCTGCGTGGTTTATTTCTTTCGCAAACTCCATTACCGGATCGCCTTCCGATTCTGGAACGCTGGGTTGTTCAGGGAGATGTTTGGATATTCCTTTTTCATTTTCCTGGGGCAGATGATGTCCGTGATGTATTGGCGGATCGGCATCTTCATCCTCGGCGTCCTGTCCACCACTGGCGCGGTGGCGGTCTATTCCATCGCCATGAATCTCAATGGCATCTTCCTGATCTTCGTGACCTCCATCAATTCTGTCCTCCTACCCCGGCTCACCCACATGGTGGTGCAGCAGGCCACCAACGCGGAAAAGACAGAGTTCGTCGCCCGGGTCGGGCGCATCATCCTGTTCGTCTACGGCTACCTCCTGATTGGCTTCAGCTTCTTCGGCAGGCAATTCATCAGCCTTTGGCTTGGACCCGACTACCAGGAAGCCTGGACGGCGACCATGATCGTGGTGTGGGCCGCCGCCATCCCACGCATCCAGGGAGCCACCAATGACCTGATGAAGGCCATGAACAGGCACCAGTTCCTGAGCATCATGTACGTGGCCATGGGGCTGCTCAACGTTCTCGTGGCCGTCCTCCTGGTGAAGCGCCTCGGCATCATCGGCGTGGCTATCGGGACCGCCACCGCCCTCATCGCCGGCAATCTCGTGATCGCGAACATCTACTACCAGCGGGCCCTGGGAATACAGGTCCGCGAATTTTTCCGGATCACGTTCTCACGGTCGGGAACCGCGCTCCTTGCGAGTGCGGGTGTGGCCCTGCTTGCCGGGCAACTGCCGTTCGCCGGATGGCGCGGATTCTTGATCAAAGGAACCTGCTTCACCCTGGCCTATCTCGCCATCTTCTGGAACTACGCTTGGAATGCGAATGAAAGGTCCCTCGTCCGGTCGCTGGTTCCTGAGTGGTTCATGTCAGAGAGGAATGAAGCTCAATAATGATAATAATTTGATTCTAAATGCTCACCATACATAAGATAATTTATCGTTATAAAGTTGCATTATATTATCAACAAGGATGGAAACCCCTGGATGGTGTGTTTCTAGTGCTTAATTTCCGTTCATAAACCTATCCAGGCAATCGAGTTGCGTCGGCAGATCCTCATCTGTGCGGTGTGGAAATGACCAAATGCTGACGATGGGCCAAGGTTGTTGCCAAGATCTCAGTTTGGTCATAGGTGGCCTGGACATGGGCCCGACCAGCTTGGCCCATCCTGGCCCTCGCATCGACCAGAGCGAGGAGTTGATTCAATCCCTCCCGGAGGGCTGTCGCAGATTGGGGTTTAACCGTTAGTCCGGTTTCACCATGGATGACAGTCTCACGCGGGCCGATGACATCCGTCGAGACCACCGGCAAGCCCATGGCCTGGGCCTCGATGTTCACTTCGCCGAAACCCTCCCGGTAGGTGGGAAGGCAGAAGATGTCCATGGCTGCGTAGTAGGGCAGCGGGTTGGTTTGCCATCCGGCCAAGTGGATCTGGGGATTCGAGGCCATTTCATTACGGGTTCCCGCAAACAACGGGTCATCGGGTTCCTCGTCTCCCACCAGGAGCAAGTGGAGGTCGGGATGCAGGCGCTGCAATTCAGCAAAGGCTTGCACCAGCTCATTGATGCCCTTCTCACGGGTCAATCTCGCCACGGTGCCGATGACCAGAGACCCCGAAGGGATGCCGAATTGTCGGCGGATCTCAGCCCCTGCTTCCTTCCATCGTGCTGGCTCATAAACCCTGAAGTCGATGCCCGCTACGCTGCCATGGTGCATGATGTCGAACTTCGCGGCCCGGTCGAGGCCTTCCTCGATGGCGAAAGCGACCAAGCCTTTGGACAAGGGAAGGATCTGATGGCTCAAGCGGCAGGTGAGCTTTTCCAAGGTGCGCAGCAGCCAGCGCTTTGGCCCCGTCCGTGTGACATACACCAGCCCCCAGAGCAGGTAGAGGCGCACGGGAGCGCGGGTGATCCACCCCGCGAGGGCCGCCAGCAGCGAGGCCTTGGGGGTGCTGTATTGGACGATGTCG encodes:
- a CDS encoding oligosaccharide flippase family protein, which translates into the protein MSSHQMKYGVILSYASYFLSMASGLLLTPLLIRGMGNGQYGLYQLIGATVGYLGLLDFGFGAAVTRYVAKYNAENDTQGRENFLGLVFAIYACMVALGVLLGAFVYVKIALVFPNLHAEELRQARLMWCFLVVSFGFSMIGNVFQGALSGSQEFIFTRSLAVGSELLRVLGTLFIIYRHYGAVELTLMGSLLGILSWIGCVVYFFRKLHYRIAFRFWNAGLFREMFGYSFFIFLGQMMSVMYWRIGIFILGVLSTTGAVAVYSIAMNLNGIFLIFVTSINSVLLPRLTHMVVQQATNAEKTEFVARVGRIILFVYGYLLIGFSFFGRQFISLWLGPDYQEAWTATMIVVWAAAIPRIQGATNDLMKAMNRHQFLSIMYVAMGLLNVLVAVLLVKRLGIIGVAIGTATALIAGNLVIANIYYQRALGIQVREFFRITFSRSGTALLASAGVALLAGQLPFAGWRGFLIKGTCFTLAYLAIFWNYAWNANERSLVRSLVPEWFMSERNEAQ
- a CDS encoding glycosyltransferase family 4 protein, giving the protein MPRWVGLGLLRGRRFMSAKPSLCIVTTVAASVRAFYPAMIQALVDGGFEVTVVCADDPALASELPLGVRFIPCAFARRESPWRDLKALVRLVGIFRAHHFDIVQYSTPKASLLAALAGWITRAPVRLYLLWGLVYVTRTGPKRWLLRTLEKLTCRLSHQILPLSKGLVAFAIEEGLDRAAKFDIMHHGSVAGIDFRVYEPARWKEAGAEIRRQFGIPSGSLVIGTVARLTREKGINELVQAFAELQRLHPDLHLLLVGDEEPDDPLFAGTRNEMASNPQIHLAGWQTNPLPYYAAMDIFCLPTYREGFGEVNIEAQAMGLPVVSTDVIGPRETVIHGETGLTVKPQSATALREGLNQLLALVDARARMGQAGRAHVQATYDQTEILATTLAHRQHLVISTPHR
- a CDS encoding acyltransferase family protein, whose amino-acid sequence is MSNSDYSQQLTHGEYYPHIDGIRALAVLPVVLFHTLAWLCPGGFVGVDVFFVISGYLITGGILRDLGKEKFTIRGFYHRRILRIMPAYFTLILGVFIIGCAIYYCIPLVHLGDASVMGTLFSANLYFWKLGGDYFAPNVHGNPLLHLWSLSVEEQFYLCIPLLCTLVWKFQRQWLFRVFAGLTVLSLATATYLVATGRQGDAFYLPHYRAWELLVGSLLAMLPRAFAENERPMPWAHPWLPALGLALVLVPYALYSSNTPFPGLAASLPVIGTALLIRYGQSGWISRLLSWKPFVAVGKISYSLYLWHWPVAVYWKYVTYDQLNIADYLGIFFVSLLFGYLSWRFIEIPVRTSQIWSPRRSFAFATSGILMLVTFGIACVLSRGWPRVLHPEANGLVVVHKGQFIESFIKNKIKRFGSIIGYEFVLYEPFPFSLGAEGNFHLGVPGEPEIFLIGDSHAGALQYGLDSVLRQSKRSGYVMNRSGKNVFNLKNIEAKDIIETLKKHPQVSKVVMAESWSEMITKRGNQDYQTILDQVEEFTLKIQSMNKTLYIVTDIPIRNYNPIDIAAKMTIIPPRKLKHEWINGLQSEVEYEQRQGYINRQLKNLCHKTGAVLVPMHIALKRENQFIAFEHKNGHIVPLYMDGGHLSPDGSLLASKFIMLYLFPDSNEEEKKTLVARMKPNSPEKCKSK